One region of Acropora muricata isolate sample 2 chromosome 13, ASM3666990v1, whole genome shotgun sequence genomic DNA includes:
- the LOC136896686 gene encoding uncharacterized protein, which yields MDHEISVDAEIEERPLTSLNIYGSPVASLGRRNEEPVEATSQAVPFTNVNRVTCHCKNSCSRKKTAKTPGCPCKNASMKCSTSCKCGTKKTACKNKTVEVVINRNPSAFSRHQEQAANAEKEIQDFIETLATDEKDQILLRLLSQGRGSLQYAKNIQAEINDSTEPGPDRGAGAPEWCDCSVCRPMPLDVENVCCRKRTCVTSFAMYQHVCLDREVLTLAIRARFDILAEEPDYSTNSYRKAAYRQYCLWKYGKLGKGNRRVLPSCVVLTIRRFYPAPDGIYMGYRQS from the exons ATGGATCATGAGATAAGTGTGGATGCAGAGATTGAAGAAAGACCATTGACATCTTTAAATATATACGGTTCGCCTGTTGCATCACTCGGCCGAAGGAACGAGGAACCAGTCGAAGCAACATCTCAAGCTGTCCCTTTTACGAACGTGAATCGAGTG ACCTGTCACTGTAAGAATTCGTGCAGCCGCAAAAAGACCGCTAAAACCCCTGGCTGTCCCTGTAAAAATGCTTCGATGAAATGTTCGACCAGCTGCAAGTGCGGAACTAAGAAAACAGCGTGCAAAAACAAGACGGTCGAGGTTGTGATAAACAGAAATCCCAGTGCTTTTTCTCGTCATCAAGAGCAAGCCGCTAACgcagaaaaagaaatacaa GACTTTATAGAAACCCTGGCTACGGATGAAAAAGACCAAATCCTTCTCAGACTTCTCAGCCAAGGCAGAGGTAGTTTGCAATATGCCAAGAACATCCAAGCAGAAATCAATGACTCTACTGAACCTGGTCCTGATCGAGGTGCTGGTGCTCCTGAATGGTGTGATTGTTCAGTTTGTAGACCTATGCCTCTGGATGTGGAGAatgtttgttgcagaaaaaGAACTTGTGTCACTTCGTTCGCTATGTATCAACACGTCTGCCTTGACCGGGAAGTACTGACGTTAGCTATCCGGGCAAGGTTCGACATACTGGCTGAGGAACCTGATTACTCTACCAATTCATATAGAAAAGCAGCCTACAGGCAATACTGTTTATGGAAATATGGGAAACTGGGAAAGGGAAACCGACGAGTTTTGCCTTCATGCGTTGTTCTCACAATAAGAAGATTCTATCCTGCTCCTGATGGCATTTATATGGGTTATAGGCAATCCTAG